The Longimicrobium sp. genome includes a window with the following:
- a CDS encoding DUF433 domain-containing protein, producing MRRSIYGGRDPRDLPAYRISDAARYLHVPAATLRSWFAGRTYPRQQGGPGSFKRLINPADEEGCRLSFLNLVEAHVLRALRTEHGIALHAVRSALDYAENKLGIEHVLLSDSLLTGAGEVFLDHYGHLISLSRSGQIAIRRVLEMYLRRVERDDRHIPLRLFPFLSEAQIESQSVVIDPRISFGRPIINGSGITTSILVRRVDAGETVEHLAHDYGLSADKIADALVFEKAA from the coding sequence ATGCGACGATCGATATATGGCGGGCGCGATCCCCGCGACCTACCCGCGTACCGCATCTCAGATGCGGCGCGTTACCTTCACGTACCTGCGGCTACCCTCCGGTCATGGTTCGCGGGGCGCACTTACCCGCGTCAACAGGGCGGCCCTGGTTCGTTCAAGCGGCTCATCAATCCGGCCGACGAGGAGGGGTGTCGGCTCTCTTTCCTGAACCTTGTCGAAGCCCACGTACTTCGGGCGCTTCGCACCGAGCACGGCATCGCCCTGCACGCGGTGCGGTCCGCACTAGATTACGCCGAGAACAAGCTCGGTATAGAGCATGTGCTACTGAGTGATTCCCTGTTGACGGGCGCAGGGGAAGTATTTCTTGACCACTATGGACACCTGATCAGCCTGAGCCGCTCGGGGCAAATTGCGATTCGGCGCGTGCTGGAGATGTATCTACGGCGGGTGGAGCGGGACGATAGGCACATCCCGCTACGCCTATTCCCGTTTCTCAGTGAAGCCCAGATCGAGTCGCAGTCTGTAGTCATTGATCCGCGCATTTCCTTTGGTCGGCCCATCATCAACGGTTCTGGGATTACCACCTCGATTCTCGTTCGAAGAGTAGACGCCGGGGAGACGGTTGAGCACCTTGCTCACGATTATGGCCTATCTGCTGATAAGATCGCGGACGCCTTGGTTTTTGAGAAGGCAGCGTGA
- a CDS encoding cyclase family protein translates to MCCPELLRSIPAASDRADDRHDAALAVPPEALGRLRRVCDLTHTLTPDFPVFPAYRPFRSTRLFSVEANGFSAGEVAYAEHTGTHLDAPAHFFADGATTDVLPVGRFVAPLAVVSIAERAARDEDALLTVDDLAQWERRHGRIPAGAVVALHSGWEARLGQPGRFLNADAMGVMHAPGFSREAAEFLVHEREVAGAATDTLSLDFGPSATYDAHHVLLGARRYGLENVASLDRVPPSGAVIIVGAPKHAGGTGGPARLLALY, encoded by the coding sequence ATGTGCTGCCCGGAGCTGCTCCGCTCGATCCCTGCCGCATCCGACCGTGCGGATGACCGCCACGACGCCGCGCTCGCCGTTCCGCCCGAGGCGCTGGGGCGGCTGCGGCGCGTGTGCGACCTCACCCACACGCTGACGCCGGACTTTCCCGTCTTTCCCGCGTACCGCCCCTTCCGCTCCACGCGCCTGTTCTCGGTGGAGGCGAACGGCTTCTCCGCCGGCGAGGTGGCCTATGCGGAGCACACGGGAACGCACCTGGACGCCCCCGCGCACTTTTTCGCGGACGGCGCCACGACGGACGTGCTGCCGGTGGGACGCTTCGTGGCGCCCCTCGCCGTCGTCTCCATCGCCGAGCGCGCGGCGCGCGACGAGGATGCGCTGCTCACGGTGGACGACCTGGCGCAGTGGGAGCGGCGGCACGGGCGCATTCCGGCGGGTGCGGTCGTGGCGCTGCACTCCGGGTGGGAGGCGCGGCTGGGCCAGCCCGGCCGCTTTCTGAACGCCGACGCGATGGGAGTGATGCACGCCCCCGGCTTCAGCCGCGAGGCGGCGGAGTTCCTGGTGCACGAGCGCGAGGTTGCGGGTGCAGCCACCGACACGCTGAGCCTGGACTTCGGCCCCTCCGCCACCTACGACGCGCACCACGTGCTGCTGGGGGCGAGGCGCTACGGGCTGGAGAACGTCGCGTCGCTGGACCGGGTGCCGCCGTCCGGGGCGGTGATCATCGTCGGGGCCCCCAAGCACGCGGGCGGCACCGGCGGCCCGGCGCGCCTGCTGGCCCTGTACTGA
- a CDS encoding chemotaxis protein CheW: MLPTQALQEPAGDAGGEVVLERMALFVVGEHRFGVGIDRIREIIPARPYTPLPGSGSHVCGLINLRGRIVTVVDLGARLHLPPASANPDHSIVIVEHRGKLAGLAVEEVSRIVNVDPAALADAADSLRALRIDRSYLRGVGEVDGEVFVAVDPDEVISPILSA, from the coding sequence ATGCTCCCAACCCAAGCACTGCAGGAGCCGGCGGGGGATGCCGGGGGTGAGGTCGTGCTGGAACGGATGGCCCTGTTCGTGGTCGGCGAGCACCGCTTCGGCGTGGGCATCGACCGCATCCGCGAGATCATTCCGGCGCGGCCGTACACGCCGCTGCCGGGAAGCGGAAGCCACGTATGCGGCCTGATCAACCTGCGCGGGCGCATCGTGACGGTGGTGGATTTGGGCGCCCGTCTGCACCTTCCCCCCGCGTCGGCCAACCCGGACCACAGCATCGTCATCGTGGAACACCGGGGAAAGCTGGCCGGACTTGCGGTGGAAGAAGTTTCCCGGATCGTGAACGTTGACCCGGCGGCGCTGGCCGACGCGGCGGATTCGCTCCGCGCGCTGCGCATCGACCGGTCGTACCTGCGCGGGGTGGGAGAGGTGGACGGCGAGGTGTTCGTGGCCGTAGACCCCGACGAAGTGATCTCCCCCATCCTTTCCGCCTGA
- a CDS encoding chemotaxis protein CheA yields the protein MELSQYAELFLSESREHVSAINHLLLALEADPRSREPVEGLFRAVHTIKGMSATMGYRAVAELAHEMENLLDGVRQGRATPGGDLVDTLFAACDALERGIELAVEEGDDESVVAPVVSRLRALAGLPAAEPEPAPAAAFSGSFADAPDAPAGAVRVRFTVDPASPLPGVRAFMALRAARGLGEVSGLEPSEAAMQEDGFAGTVRLVLRSEKTDAEIEVALLAAGEISEVEIRRGLADAPASPSADEVLSETPGEEAAERAGAAGRARNIRVDLKRLDALVNGVGELVIVRDRMRRLAGQAEPELAETIDQAGRLIGELQDEIMRARMAPVTQVFDRFPRLVRDAARSLGKKVDFVIEGKEIELDRSMLDEIGDPVVHLLRNSLDHGIESPAQRRAAAKPETGTLRLSAARERSRIVIRVEDDGRGVVRERVLAKAMANGMVTPDEARGMTDEEVYRLLTRPGFSTAETVTDVSGRGVGLDVVATRVRALGGMLEIESEPGRGTAMTLQLPATLAIVRALLVRQSGETYALPLTHVGETVHLLPEEVGAVNGRTVAFLRDEVIPLHSLRRLLSTNGAGPDTGKRPAVILEVGEQRVGLEVDQLLGQQEIVVKAFDATADTLKLFSGATILSDGRPALILDAGSLLGAAALTA from the coding sequence ATGGAACTTTCCCAGTACGCCGAGCTCTTCCTGAGCGAGTCGCGCGAGCACGTCTCCGCGATCAACCACCTGCTGCTGGCGCTGGAGGCGGACCCGCGCTCGCGCGAGCCGGTGGAAGGGCTGTTCCGGGCGGTGCACACCATCAAGGGGATGTCGGCCACCATGGGCTACCGCGCCGTGGCGGAGCTGGCCCACGAGATGGAAAACCTGCTGGACGGCGTGCGCCAGGGCCGCGCCACCCCCGGCGGCGACCTGGTTGACACGCTCTTCGCCGCCTGCGACGCCCTGGAGCGCGGCATCGAGCTGGCCGTGGAAGAGGGCGACGACGAATCCGTCGTCGCCCCCGTCGTGTCCCGCCTGCGCGCCCTGGCCGGCCTGCCAGCCGCGGAGCCGGAGCCGGCCCCCGCGGCCGCCTTCTCCGGGTCGTTCGCCGATGCCCCGGACGCGCCCGCGGGGGCCGTGCGGGTACGGTTCACGGTGGATCCGGCTTCGCCTCTCCCGGGGGTGCGCGCCTTCATGGCGCTGCGCGCTGCGCGCGGGCTGGGCGAGGTCTCCGGGCTGGAGCCTTCCGAGGCCGCCATGCAGGAGGACGGCTTCGCCGGCACCGTCCGCCTGGTGCTGCGCTCCGAGAAGACGGACGCAGAGATCGAGGTGGCGCTGCTGGCCGCGGGCGAGATCAGCGAGGTGGAGATCCGCCGCGGGCTGGCCGACGCGCCCGCATCTCCGTCCGCGGACGAGGTGCTGTCCGAGACGCCGGGGGAGGAAGCGGCCGAGCGGGCGGGGGCGGCGGGGCGGGCGCGCAACATCCGGGTAGACCTGAAGCGCCTGGACGCGCTGGTCAACGGCGTCGGCGAGCTGGTGATCGTCCGCGACCGCATGCGGCGGCTGGCGGGCCAGGCCGAGCCCGAGCTGGCCGAGACCATCGACCAGGCAGGGCGGCTGATCGGCGAGCTGCAGGACGAGATCATGCGGGCGCGCATGGCGCCGGTGACGCAGGTGTTCGACCGCTTTCCCCGGCTGGTGCGCGACGCCGCCCGGTCGCTGGGGAAAAAGGTGGACTTCGTCATCGAGGGCAAGGAGATCGAGCTCGACCGCTCCATGCTCGACGAGATCGGCGACCCCGTGGTGCACCTACTGCGCAACTCGCTGGACCACGGCATCGAGTCGCCCGCCCAGCGGCGCGCGGCGGCCAAGCCCGAGACCGGCACCCTGCGCCTGTCCGCCGCCCGCGAGCGCAGCCGCATCGTCATTCGCGTGGAAGACGACGGGCGGGGCGTGGTGCGCGAGCGGGTGCTGGCCAAGGCCATGGCCAACGGCATGGTCACGCCCGACGAGGCGCGCGGGATGACGGACGAGGAAGTGTATCGTCTTCTTACGCGCCCCGGCTTCTCCACCGCCGAGACGGTGACGGACGTCTCCGGGCGCGGCGTGGGATTGGACGTGGTGGCGACCCGTGTGCGCGCGCTCGGGGGGATGCTGGAGATCGAGAGCGAGCCGGGGCGCGGCACGGCGATGACGCTGCAGCTTCCCGCCACGCTGGCCATCGTCCGCGCGCTCCTGGTCCGCCAGTCCGGCGAAACCTACGCGCTGCCGCTGACGCACGTGGGCGAGACGGTGCACCTGCTGCCGGAAGAGGTGGGCGCGGTGAACGGCCGGACGGTGGCCTTCCTGCGCGACGAGGTGATTCCCCTCCATTCGCTGCGGCGGCTGCTGAGCACCAACGGCGCCGGGCCCGACACCGGAAAGCGGCCGGCGGTGATCCTGGAGGTGGGCGAGCAGCGGGTGGGGCTGGAGGTAGACCAGCTGCTGGGCCAGCAGGAAATCGTGGTCAAGGCGTTCGACGCCACGGCCGACACGCTGAAGCTGTTTTCGGGCGCGACGATCCTTTCCGACGGGCGCCCGGCGCTGATCCTGGACGCCGGCTCGCTGCTGGGCGCCGCGGCGCTCACGGCGTAA
- a CDS encoding serine hydrolase, which translates to MIPSRLPATVLVLVLAPGALFGQAARVDSFFARYAAPNAPGCAVGVAENGRTVLARAYGMANLEHDVPNTPETVFEAGSVSKQFTAAAVVLLRRKAGCRWTMTCAGTCPRCRTTVGRSPCAPTQDTRLSPRASPVETVNHSEKEYARGDVTTNSAKGFFARLERSVMASITGCPPAPAPLRDSHGVSAQHAADHRRRARPAGYPDG; encoded by the coding sequence ATGATCCCATCTCGTCTTCCCGCGACCGTCCTGGTCCTGGTCCTCGCCCCCGGTGCCCTGTTCGGCCAGGCGGCGCGAGTGGACTCCTTCTTCGCGCGATACGCGGCGCCGAACGCGCCCGGGTGCGCCGTCGGCGTGGCGGAGAACGGCCGGACGGTGCTGGCCCGCGCCTACGGCATGGCCAACCTGGAGCACGACGTGCCCAACACGCCCGAAACCGTGTTCGAGGCGGGGTCGGTGTCCAAGCAGTTCACCGCCGCGGCCGTCGTGCTGCTGCGGCGGAAGGCAGGCTGTCGCTGGACGATGACGTGCGCAGGCACGTGCCCGAGGTGCCGGACTACGGTCGGACGATCACCCTGCGCCCCCACGCAGGATACAAGGCTGTCGCCAAGGGCTTCGCCGGTCGAGACGGTGAACCACAGCGAAAAGGAATACGCTCGCGGTGACGTGACGACGAACAGCGCGAAAGGGTTCTTCGCCCGTCTGGAGCGCTCCGTTATGGCATCCATCACCGGATGTCCGCCAGCACCTGCACCGCTACGTGACTCACATGGAGTTTCTGCACAACACGCGGCAGACCACAGACGGCGAGCGCGTCCGGCAGGCTATCCAGATGGCTGA
- a CDS encoding tetratricopeptide repeat protein, translated as MTDTTAPEAAARPPHSERDLRILRGFAQRIDAADAGAHNNLGVLYFNKGMYEEAIGQFQRALAIDPKMQVAQRNLEIAYFNTGYYDRLISELRERLREDPTDAGARRRLAQAYLHTGDSAGSVAELKRVLAQHPDDLATLIALGQAEKAGGHFEAAMEWFQQAVRRDPGSAVLHFSLGELYYNRGLNEEALRALTRAIELNPDLADAHYVLAFVYGDMGDMERASASSRRATQLNPNYAKAQTNLSLDRYSSARYQEMVGGRVRRPEVAADGVLAHYNLGIAFRQKALYEEALREFTRALDAGEEPSLTRQAMAEVYLLQGKAGQALDLYDRLLAEDERSPKLWNERGACLHQPGDVGGAEISYRRALEADPGYALAWNNLGVVRLHRSDPDGADAAFTEAVRLRPEFVDAWCNRGLMYLRRGRHSPALDAYRAALRANAEAAAAWNGVGAVLMETRRYEEARNAFVRAVEGDPNHAEARYNLSFVLSNLGDFEGALRETKRALELNPYYTTPRYKLAIDLQFEYAEVLAPELDAAERISGEERGVEAFTFEEGALDSIFAELQPVAAPAAPAPAADAFALAEDYLSKGLLDRALAEIRRAAVGGANPVQAALLTARIFLRQGLDGEALERFDAALIRLEGQAWTPDHARVLGGRARALLRLGRLADAREAAETVLEHVEDDGETLQVLGEVLLLQGEAVGAVRVFSQACALAPRDPSLLRHLGRAALAAGRADDAERALRRAVALDPDFVAAHVELGRLLLSAGRVEEAVVECRAALDVLPTYSEAALLLAMALRRAGRPGEAVGTLIDLLGGDPYHMEGLVLLGQALADEGRRDDARRAFGRVLKFDAGRVDAHFHLGVVAAADRHFREAIEHWRRVVDEDPRGPFSEAARDNIATALDVARVFRTETAGV; from the coding sequence GTGACGGATACCACCGCACCCGAAGCGGCGGCCCGCCCGCCCCACTCGGAGCGGGATCTCCGCATCCTGCGCGGCTTCGCGCAGCGCATCGACGCGGCCGATGCCGGCGCGCACAACAACCTCGGCGTCCTGTACTTCAACAAGGGAATGTACGAGGAGGCGATCGGCCAGTTCCAGCGGGCGCTGGCCATCGATCCCAAGATGCAGGTGGCCCAGCGAAACCTGGAGATCGCCTACTTCAACACCGGCTACTACGACCGGCTGATCAGCGAGCTTCGCGAGCGGCTGCGCGAAGACCCCACCGACGCCGGCGCACGGCGCCGCCTGGCCCAGGCCTACCTGCACACCGGCGACAGCGCGGGCTCCGTCGCCGAGCTCAAGCGCGTCCTGGCCCAGCACCCCGACGACCTGGCTACGCTCATCGCGCTGGGCCAGGCCGAAAAGGCCGGCGGGCACTTCGAGGCGGCCATGGAGTGGTTCCAGCAGGCCGTCCGCCGCGACCCCGGCAGCGCCGTCCTCCACTTCTCCCTGGGCGAGCTGTACTACAACCGCGGCCTGAACGAAGAGGCGCTGCGGGCGCTCACCCGCGCCATCGAGCTGAACCCCGACCTGGCCGACGCCCACTACGTCCTGGCCTTCGTGTACGGCGACATGGGCGACATGGAGCGCGCCTCCGCCAGCTCGCGCCGGGCCACGCAGCTCAACCCCAACTACGCCAAGGCCCAGACCAACCTGTCGCTGGACCGCTACTCGTCGGCCCGGTACCAGGAGATGGTGGGCGGCCGGGTGCGCCGCCCCGAGGTGGCCGCCGACGGGGTGCTGGCGCACTACAACCTGGGCATCGCCTTCCGCCAGAAGGCGCTGTACGAAGAGGCGCTGCGCGAGTTCACCCGCGCGCTGGACGCCGGCGAGGAGCCTTCGCTCACCCGCCAGGCCATGGCCGAGGTCTACCTTCTCCAGGGCAAGGCGGGGCAGGCGCTGGACCTGTACGACCGGCTGCTGGCCGAGGACGAGCGCAGCCCCAAGCTGTGGAACGAGCGCGGCGCCTGCCTTCACCAGCCGGGCGACGTGGGCGGGGCCGAGATCAGCTACCGCCGCGCGCTGGAGGCCGATCCCGGGTACGCGCTGGCGTGGAACAACCTGGGCGTCGTCCGCCTGCACCGCTCGGACCCCGACGGCGCCGATGCGGCGTTCACCGAGGCCGTGCGGCTGCGCCCGGAGTTCGTGGACGCGTGGTGCAACCGCGGGCTGATGTACCTGCGCCGCGGCCGCCACTCGCCCGCGCTGGATGCCTACCGCGCCGCCCTGCGCGCCAACGCCGAGGCGGCGGCCGCGTGGAACGGCGTGGGCGCCGTGCTGATGGAAACGCGGCGCTACGAGGAGGCCCGCAACGCCTTCGTCCGGGCGGTGGAGGGCGACCCCAACCACGCCGAGGCGCGCTACAACCTGTCGTTCGTCCTCAGCAACCTGGGCGACTTCGAGGGCGCGCTGCGCGAAACCAAGCGCGCGCTGGAGCTGAACCCGTACTACACCACGCCCCGCTACAAGCTGGCGATCGACCTGCAGTTCGAGTACGCCGAGGTGCTGGCGCCCGAGCTGGACGCCGCCGAGCGCATCAGCGGCGAGGAGCGGGGGGTGGAGGCGTTCACCTTCGAGGAGGGCGCCCTCGACAGCATCTTCGCCGAGCTGCAGCCCGTCGCCGCCCCCGCGGCCCCGGCCCCCGCGGCCGACGCGTTCGCCCTGGCCGAGGACTACCTTTCCAAGGGGCTGCTGGACCGCGCCCTGGCCGAGATCCGCCGGGCTGCCGTGGGCGGCGCCAACCCCGTGCAGGCCGCGCTGCTGACCGCGCGCATCTTCTTGCGCCAGGGGCTGGACGGCGAGGCGCTGGAGCGCTTCGACGCCGCGCTCATTCGGCTGGAGGGGCAGGCGTGGACCCCCGATCACGCCCGCGTCCTGGGCGGCCGCGCCCGCGCGCTCCTGCGACTGGGCCGGCTGGCGGACGCGCGCGAGGCGGCCGAGACCGTGCTGGAGCACGTGGAGGACGACGGCGAGACGCTGCAGGTGCTGGGCGAGGTGCTGCTCCTGCAGGGCGAGGCCGTCGGGGCCGTGCGCGTCTTTTCCCAGGCCTGCGCGCTTGCCCCCCGCGATCCCTCGCTCCTCCGCCACCTGGGCCGCGCCGCGCTGGCCGCCGGCCGGGCCGACGACGCCGAGCGGGCGCTGCGGCGGGCCGTGGCGCTGGACCCCGACTTCGTGGCCGCGCACGTGGAGCTGGGTCGGCTCCTCCTTTCCGCCGGCCGCGTGGAAGAGGCGGTGGTGGAGTGCCGCGCCGCGCTCGACGTGCTGCCCACGTACAGCGAGGCCGCGCTTCTCCTCGCCATGGCCCTGCGCCGCGCCGGGCGACCGGGCGAGGCGGTGGGCACGCTGATCGACCTGCTGGGCGGCGATCCGTACCACATGGAGGGGCTGGTGCTGCTGGGCCAGGCGCTGGCCGACGAGGGGCGGCGCGACGACGCGCGGCGGGCCTTCGGGCGGGTGCTGAAGTTCGACGCGGGGCGGGTGGACGCGCACTTTCACCTGGGCGTGGTGGCCGCGGCCGACCGGCACTTCCGCGAAGCCATCGAGCACTGGCGCCGCGTGGTGGACGAAGACCCGCGCGGCCCGTTCTCCGAGGCGGCGCGCGACAACATCGCCACGGCCCTGGACGTCGCGCGCGTGTTCCGCACCGAGACGGCGGGGGTGTAG
- a CDS encoding response regulator, whose product MSQTVLICDDAIFMRTMIGDILTQAGFTIVGEAETGVQAVEKYRQFKPDLVTMDIVMPDMGGIDAVREIVKESPDAKILMCSAMGQQALVIEAIQAGARDFVVKPFQPSRVLEAVQRVLG is encoded by the coding sequence ATGAGCCAGACCGTGCTGATCTGCGACGACGCCATCTTCATGCGCACCATGATCGGCGACATCCTCACCCAGGCGGGCTTCACGATCGTGGGCGAGGCCGAAACCGGCGTCCAGGCCGTGGAAAAGTACCGCCAGTTCAAGCCCGACCTGGTGACGATGGACATCGTGATGCCCGACATGGGGGGCATCGACGCGGTCCGCGAGATCGTGAAGGAATCTCCCGACGCCAAGATCCTCATGTGCAGCGCCATGGGGCAGCAGGCGCTGGTCATCGAGGCCATCCAGGCGGGCGCCCGGGACTTCGTGGTGAAGCCGTTCCAGCCTTCGCGCGTGCTCGAGGCCGTGCAGCGGGTGCTGGGATAG
- a CDS encoding DinB family protein translates to MNPQLQAVIDELHSASERLRRLADTIPAERWAERPGPERWSVGECIAHLNLTSQAYMPKIAAILADAPRTGAPARFRRDFLGWLIWRVLEPGKGGKAKTTAAFIPTGTEPAADIIATFERLQREQEEMIRRSEGMPLHRLKVGSPFSDKLKYSVYSALTILPRHQHRHLLQAERAWAEISARG, encoded by the coding sequence ATGAATCCCCAGCTGCAGGCCGTGATCGACGAGCTCCACTCCGCCAGCGAGCGCCTGCGCCGCCTGGCCGACACCATCCCCGCCGAGCGCTGGGCCGAACGGCCCGGGCCGGAGCGCTGGTCGGTGGGGGAGTGCATCGCCCACCTGAACCTCACCTCGCAGGCCTACATGCCGAAGATCGCCGCGATCCTCGCGGATGCTCCGCGCACCGGTGCCCCGGCCCGCTTCCGTCGCGACTTCCTGGGATGGCTGATCTGGCGGGTGCTGGAGCCGGGAAAGGGTGGCAAGGCGAAGACGACGGCGGCGTTCATCCCCACGGGAACGGAGCCGGCGGCGGACATCATCGCCACCTTCGAGCGGCTGCAGCGGGAGCAGGAGGAGATGATCCGCCGGTCCGAAGGAATGCCGCTCCACAGGCTGAAGGTGGGCTCGCCCTTCAGCGACAAGCTGAAGTACAGCGTCTACTCGGCGCTCACCATTCTTCCGCGCCACCAGCACCGCCACCTGCTGCAGGCGGAGCGCGCCTGGGCCGAGATTTCCGCCCGGGGTTGA
- a CDS encoding DUF4388 domain-containing protein yields MAIEGPLRELALTDVFQLLDLSRKTGTLTITPEDGRSRPALVRFDRGAVVAAELGHAHERLGHLLRRAGKVTEAQIEAAHLAQKYAPGRGLGAILVEQGAVSADEVRRQLKFQIQEIVFELIQWKDGYFRFEEGTVTANGNVPVRVSTESLLMEAARRVDEWSTLETKIPHMGVIPVFVMDSPDGPTLDLHPKEWEVLAEIDGTRTLKEIAQTLGRADFDVAKIAYGLVATGVADIREEPAERVLTPTAGGLDRPLRDALGEAQLALADGAADRARRVLDELARAHPDRPEVYTLLAEAQRRLGRWGEAMISLGRAAALDPLAGPVHYQMGFAAAHTGDLHRAREAWDTYLRLDDAGDAPRRQRAARARDAADALLSVMGEEGQ; encoded by the coding sequence ATGGCCATCGAAGGGCCGCTCCGCGAGCTGGCGCTGACCGACGTCTTTCAGCTGCTGGACCTGTCGCGCAAGACGGGCACGCTCACCATCACCCCCGAAGACGGGCGCAGCCGCCCCGCGCTGGTGCGCTTCGACCGCGGCGCCGTCGTCGCGGCCGAGCTGGGGCACGCGCACGAGCGATTGGGCCACCTGCTGCGGCGCGCCGGCAAGGTGACCGAGGCGCAGATCGAGGCGGCCCACCTGGCGCAGAAGTACGCGCCGGGGCGGGGTCTCGGGGCGATCCTGGTGGAGCAGGGCGCGGTGTCGGCCGACGAGGTGCGCCGGCAGCTGAAGTTCCAGATCCAGGAGATCGTCTTCGAGCTGATCCAGTGGAAGGACGGCTACTTCCGCTTCGAGGAAGGCACCGTCACCGCCAACGGCAACGTGCCGGTGCGGGTGAGCACCGAGTCGCTGCTGATGGAGGCGGCGCGGCGGGTGGACGAGTGGTCCACGCTGGAAACCAAGATCCCGCACATGGGGGTGATCCCCGTGTTCGTGATGGACTCGCCCGACGGGCCCACGCTGGACCTGCACCCCAAGGAGTGGGAGGTGCTGGCCGAGATCGACGGCACCCGCACGCTGAAGGAGATCGCCCAGACGCTGGGCCGGGCAGACTTCGACGTCGCCAAGATCGCCTACGGCCTGGTGGCCACCGGCGTGGCCGACATCCGCGAAGAGCCGGCGGAGCGCGTGCTCACTCCCACCGCCGGGGGGTTGGACCGTCCGCTGCGCGACGCCCTGGGCGAGGCGCAGCTGGCCCTGGCCGACGGGGCCGCGGACCGCGCGCGCCGCGTGCTCGACGAGCTGGCCCGCGCGCACCCGGACCGGCCGGAGGTCTACACCCTGCTGGCCGAGGCGCAGCGCCGGCTGGGCCGCTGGGGCGAGGCCATGATCTCGCTGGGCCGGGCCGCCGCGCTGGATCCCCTGGCCGGGCCGGTGCACTACCAGATGGGCTTCGCCGCCGCGCACACGGGCGACCTTCACCGGGCCCGCGAGGCGTGGGACACCTACCTGCGCCTGGACGACGCCGGCGACGCGCCCCGCCGCCAGCGCGCGGCCCGCGCCCGCGACGCGGCCGACGCGCTGCTCTCCGTCATGGGCGAGGAGGGCCAGTGA
- a CDS encoding chemotaxis protein CheC, with the protein MTLDLRELGAVQLDGLREVSNMGAGHAATALSQMTNTRIMINVPRLTVVPLEEVPDVIGNPDEVVAAVLMHMLGDLTGRTLLIFPRNAAMRLAEMLLRRPEGSAHVFGELEQSAIKEAGNILSAAYMNAISDFMGLMLLPSVPSLVIDLCGAVMTTAYTNFGHERDVVFCIQTEFAMNGEDRVNGQFLLLPDVESLQKILESIRLA; encoded by the coding sequence ATGACGCTCGACCTGCGGGAACTGGGAGCCGTTCAGCTCGACGGCCTGCGCGAAGTGTCGAACATGGGCGCGGGACACGCGGCCACGGCGCTTTCGCAGATGACGAACACGCGCATCATGATCAACGTCCCCCGCCTGACGGTGGTGCCGTTGGAAGAGGTGCCCGACGTCATCGGCAACCCCGACGAGGTGGTGGCCGCGGTGCTGATGCACATGCTGGGCGACCTGACGGGGCGCACGCTGCTGATCTTTCCTCGCAACGCCGCCATGCGCCTGGCCGAGATGCTGCTGCGCCGGCCGGAGGGGAGCGCGCACGTCTTCGGCGAGCTGGAGCAGAGCGCCATCAAGGAGGCGGGCAACATCCTGTCGGCGGCGTACATGAACGCCATCTCCGACTTCATGGGGCTGATGCTGCTGCCCAGCGTGCCGTCGCTGGTCATCGACCTGTGCGGCGCGGTGATGACCACGGCGTACACCAACTTCGGGCACGAGCGCGACGTGGTGTTCTGCATTCAGACCGAGTTCGCCATGAACGGCGAAGACCGGGTGAACGGCCAGTTCCTGCTGCTGCCCGACGTGGAGTCGCTGCAGAAGATCCTCGAAAGCATCAGGCTCGCCTGA
- a CDS encoding OsmC family protein, with translation MAVEMTGRYAGGLKTELRHGPSGAEIRTAAPVDNAGDGSSFSPTDLLAASLGACMVTVMAIYAEHNGLPFEGVSFSLEKHMRADPRRVESLPVTIRMPAALTEEQRKKLEHVALTCPVHRSLLPEISKDVTFVYE, from the coding sequence ATGGCGGTGGAGATGACGGGCCGGTACGCCGGCGGACTGAAGACGGAGCTGCGGCACGGGCCCTCGGGCGCGGAGATCCGGACGGCGGCGCCGGTGGACAACGCGGGCGATGGGAGCTCGTTCTCGCCCACGGACCTGCTGGCGGCCTCGCTGGGCGCGTGCATGGTGACGGTGATGGCCATCTACGCCGAGCACAACGGCCTGCCGTTCGAGGGCGTGAGCTTTTCGCTGGAAAAGCACATGCGCGCCGACCCGCGGCGGGTAGAGTCGCTACCGGTGACCATCCGCATGCCCGCCGCGCTGACGGAGGAGCAGCGCAAGAAGCTTGAGCACGTGGCGCTCACCTGCCCCGTGCACCGCAGCCTGCTGCCGGAGATCAGCAAGGACGTGACGTTCGTGTACGAGTGA